The proteins below come from a single Gossypium raimondii isolate GPD5lz chromosome 2, ASM2569854v1, whole genome shotgun sequence genomic window:
- the LOC105788314 gene encoding beta-glucosidase 42, giving the protein MAKKELFKENGEGEEVCKADFPPNFVFGVATAAYQIEGACNEGSRGASIWDSFSHTEGKIIDGSSGDVAVDHYHRYKEDVNLIHKFGFDAYRFSISWSRIFPDGVGTKVNEEGIAFYNNLINALIEKGIQPFITLYHWDLPLHLQETIGGWLDKQIVNYFAIYADTCFAHFGDRVKNWITINEPLQTAVNGYDTGIFAPGRREGSSEEPYLAAHHQILAHATAGSIYRSKYKDKQGGQIGLVLDCEWAEANSDKIEDKSAASRRLDFQLGWYLCPLYYGDYPAVMLERLGDRLPKFSEEEKKLLLNSLDFLGLNHYTSRFISHATSCSEESYFYKAQEMERIVEWEGGEKIGEKAASEWLYIVPWGLRKVLNYIARKYNNPPIYITENGMDDEEDNSLPLSEILDDKLRVHYFKGYLAAVAQAIKDGADVRGYFAWSLLDNFEWAQGYTKRFGLVYVDYKNSLTRHPKSSAYWFSRFLKGGEKKNGKEN; this is encoded by the exons ATCGAAGGAGCCTGCAATGAGGGTAGCAGGGGTGCTAGCATATGGGATTCTTTTTCACACACAGAAG GAAAAATTATTGATGGAAGCAGTGGTGATGTGGCAGTTGATCATTATCATCGATACAAG GAAGATGTCAACCTTATACACAAGTTTGGATTTGATGCTTATAGGTTCTCCATATCATGGTCTCGTATCTTTCCTG ATGGTGTGGGAACCAAAGTCAATGAAGAAGGAATTGCCTTTTACAACAACCTTATTAATGCTCTTATTGAAAAGG GCATTCAACCTTTTATAACTTTGTACCATTGGGATCTCCCTTTGCATCTTCAAGAAACAATTGGAGGGTGGTTAGATAAGCAAATTGT AAATTACTTTGCCATCTATGCAGATACTTGCTTTGCACACTTTGGTGACAGAGTAAAGAACTGGATCACTATAAACGAACCGCTCCAAACTGCAGTGAATGGGTATGATACTGGGATATTTGCTCCTGGAAGACGTGAAGGTTCTTCAGAAGAACCATATTTGGCTGCGCATCATCAGATCTTGGCCCATGCAACGGCTGGTTCAATATACCGAAGCAAGTACAAG GATAAGCAAGGTGGACAAATTGGGTTGGTGCTAGATTGTGAATGGGCAGAGGCTAATTCTGataaaattgaagataaatCTGCTGCATCAAGGCGCCTTGATTTTCAACTTGGATG GTACTTGTGCCCATTATATTATGGAGACTATCCTGCAGTTATGCTTGAAAGATTAGGAGATCGACTTCCCAAGTTCTCagaggaagaaaagaaattgcTTTTAAACTCTTTGGACTTTCTTGGTCTTAATCATTATACGTCGAGGTTTATTTCTCATGCAACAAGTTGTTCTGAAGAAAGTTATTTCTATAAAGCACAAGAGATGGAAAGAATCG TTGAATGGGAAGGGGGTGAAAAGATTGGTGAAAAG GCAGCTTCAGAATGGCTTTACATTGTCCCTTGGGGACTCCGGAAGGTTCTCAATTATATAGCGCGAAAATACAATAATCCCCCAATATACATCACCGAGAATG GGATGGATGATGAAGAGGACAACAGTTTGCCCCTCAGTGAGATTCTTGATGACAAATTAAGAGTTCACTACTTTAAGGGATACCTTGCTGCAGTCGCTCAGGCAATCAA GGATGGAGCAGATGTGAGGGGATACTTTGCATGGTCATTATTAGACAATTTTGAGTGGGCTCAAGGCTATACCAAGCGCTTTGGTTTGGTTTATGTAGATTACAAGAACAGTCTCACTCGGCATCCCAAGTCTTCAGCATATTGGTTCTCACGGTTCTTGAAAGGtggtgaaaagaaaaatggcaaGGAAAACTAA